The Chloroflexota bacterium genome includes the window GTACGCCCTCGTCGATCGCGAGACCGGCAAGGTCGCGAGCGCGAAGTTCCCGCGCAAGTGGCCGACGCTGCTCGCTCATCGAGCGGCGTACGTCGAGCCGCCAGCCGGCACCGACGGCCTGCCAGCGGTGCGGATCACTCTGCCGGACGGCCGGATCATCCGGAGCGACGACCCCAATGTTGACCAGGTCCTGTCGGCCGACCTCGGCCGTGACGTCGCCCTTGACCGCTCCGCGCCAGAGGCGCCGAGCCTCGAGGAGTACTGGCCCGACATGGAAGGCCTCGATCACCGGGACGCGCTGACCGAGGAGGCGATGCCGCCCGGGACGTTCTTCGACGCCGGCATCGTCCACCTGCTGACGACCGCCACGCTCGACCGGCTCCGCCAGCTCTACCCGGAGGGTCGCTTCGAGGTCCGCCGCTTCCGACCGAACGTCGTCGTCACTCCGACCGACGGCCAAGCCGGCTTCATCGAGAATGAATGGGTCGGGCGCTCCTTGGCCATCGGCGACGAGGTCCGTCTGCGGATCACCAAGCCGTGCCAACGGTGCGTGATGACGACCATCGCACAGGACGATCTGCCGAAGGACCTCGGCATCCTGCGGGCCGCGGCGCGACACAACAACGTGAACGTGG containing:
- a CDS encoding MOSC domain-containing protein translates to YALVDRETGKVASAKFPRKWPTLLAHRAAYVEPPAGTDGLPAVRITLPDGRIIRSDDPNVDQVLSADLGRDVALDRSAPEAPSLEEYWPDMEGLDHRDALTEEAMPPGTFFDAGIVHLLTTATLDRLRQLYPEGRFEVRRFRPNVVVTPTDGQAGFIENEWVGRSLAIGDEVRLRITKPCQRCVMTTIAQDDLPKDLGILRAAARHNNVNVGVYAAVERSGRVHRGDEVWLPQS